A single window of Huiozyma naganishii CBS 8797 chromosome 10, complete genome DNA harbors:
- the FMP42 gene encoding Fmp42p (similar to Saccharomyces cerevisiae YMR221C; ancestral locus Anc_8.739), whose protein sequence is MPSDDRLRKLQVICASFWCLLSAGIIFGFAAFKIVLIEEGVYSDLCSDPHVPGEKACVKQDLKLNYMFTVSAGLTNVMALPVGYILDHYGPRISGFIGSIGISMGALFFIFAKRLYPVIDPYLIGYMFLAAGGPFVFISCFQLANSFPAKSGAILAVLTGAFDTSSALFLGYRLFYQKISTSLTLGKFFTLYLTVPAFIFICQCTIMPSSSYKSVAAVARTAVEGLNEEGQFIDGNRDAAILPDDEEERQFLLASNSRGERRISVSGRRVSVLEAYAEGRLEEKSGGLFGILHDQPALTQIKTPWFYLMLIFAALAMLRVNYFIATIRTQEEYLLGDIKAAIRINGIFDILLPLGGVISIPFIGIILDHFQSLTTLALLANLSVVIGLFGLVKHSFLANLIGIVLFVVYRPFYYTVVSDYCSKVFGFQTFGTIYGLLTCLCGIFNLAQSKLDAYTHTTFKMNPGPINAILVTLTIISTASLIQYIRIQLRLRQHGNTN, encoded by the coding sequence ATGCCGTCAGATGATAGACTCAGAAAGTTACAAGTTATTTGTGCAAGCTTCTGGTGCTTACTCTCAGCTGGGATTATATTTGGGTTTGCTGCATTCAAAATCGTCTTGATAGAAGAAGGTGTCTACTCAGATCTGTGCAGTGACCCCCATGTCCCTGGAGAAAAAGCTTGCGTCAAACAAGACCTGAAACTAAACTATATGTTTACTGTCAGTGCCGGGTTGACCAATGTTATGGCTTTACCTGTGGGCTACATACTAGATCACTACGGCCCTAGAATTTCAGGGTTTATAGGGTCCATTGGCATATCCATGGGGgctcttttcttcatcttTGCGAAAAGACTTTATCCAGTTATTGACCCGTATCTCATTGGGTACATGTTTCTTGCCGCAGGCGGTCCTTTTGTTTTCATATCGTGCTTCCAATTGGCGAACAGTTTCCCAGCCAAATCGGGGGCTATCTTGGCCGTATTAACAGGTGCATTCGATACCTCATCCGCACTATTTCTAGGTTACAGACTGTTTTACCAAAAGATCAGCACCAGCTTAACGTTGGGTAAGTTTTTCACACTGTATTTGACTGTCCCAGCCTTTATTTTCATATGCCAGTGCACTATCATGCCCAGCTCATCGTATAAATCCGTAGCCGCAGTGGCAAGAACAGCGGTAGAAGGATTGAATGAGGAGGGCCAGTTCATTGACGGGAATCGTGATGCTGCCATTCTACCAgacgacgaagaggagagacaatttcttcttgcttCTAACAGCAGAGGGGAGCGCCGGATTTCAGTGAGCGGTAGAAGGGTCTCAGTTTTGGAGGCGTATGCGGAGGGGAGACTGGAGGAGAAATCTGGTGGGTTGTTCGGCATTCTACACGACCAACCAGCTCTGACTCAAATCAAAACGCCATGGTTTTACTTAATGCTTATATTTGCCGCGTTAGCGATGCTGAGGGTCAACTACTTCATTGCTACCATCAGAACACAAGAGGAGTATCTACTTGGTGATATTAAAGCCGCCATTAGAATAAACGGGATTTTTGATATACTGCTACCTCTTGGAGGGGTCATATCCATCCCTTTTATTGGAATCATATTAGATCATTTCCAGTCCCTGACGACATTAGCATTACTGGCCAATCTATCTGTTGTAATCGGTCTTTTCGGTCTTGTTAAGCATTCATTCCTGGCCAACCTAATTGGGATTGTCCTGTTTGTGGTTTATAGACCGTTTTACTATACGGTTGTTTCCGATTACTGCTCGAAAGTCTTTGGGTTCCAAACGTTCGGAACAATATATGGTCTTTTGACATGCCTTTGTGGTATATTCAATCTGGCACAAAGCAAACTCGACGCCTACACCCATACTACATTCAAAATGAATCCGGGCCCAATCAACGCCATCTTGGTCACTTTAACGATAATCTCTACAGCATCTTTGATCCAGTACATCAGAATCCAGCTGAGGTTGAGACAACATGGGAACACTAACTAA
- the GRX8 gene encoding glutathione-disulfide reductase GRX8 (similar to Saccharomyces cerevisiae YLR364W; ancestral locus Anc_4.211) produces the protein MDGFQIDHSGMTRDIVARPGVVQFSADWCPDCQYVNSIWTKFDLLEKVFIFDIGSYSKVDQEMWRANFQEVTGSRNLPTIFVDGKIWATEKEIHDWEDNGILEDKLKIIGLLK, from the coding sequence ATGGACGGCTTTCAAATCGATCACAGTGGCATGACGCGGGACATTGTCGCCAGACCTGGAGTTGTCCAATTTTCTGCCGATTGGTGCCCTGACTGCCAGTATGTCAATTCGATTTGGACAAAATTCGACCTtctggagaaagtgtttaTCTTTGATATCGGTTCCTACTCCAAGGTTGACCAAGAAATGTGGAGGGCTAATTTCCAAGAGGTTACTGGCAGCAGAAATCTTCCCACCATTTTTGTTGACGGTAAGATCTGGGCCACTGAAAAGGAGATTCACGACTGGGAGGACAACGGCATCCTAGAAGATAAGTTGAAAATTATCGGGCTGTTGAAGTAG
- the KNAG0J02070 gene encoding uncharacterized protein (similar to Saccharomyces cerevisiae RFM1 (YOR279C); ancestral locus Anc_8.738), which yields MSMHSSLCQIRPENPPFQLGDNSSYFLFGLYEVELELGVLDQKINDLSKKVETIEPEPYKVYFDRHKHEYLTLPQGRSVELQSLPVSSVSESETESEAICNDQTGQDSDYTPSRTTTSKWRQPRKRVGRPRISDKRRSSRLMNNRVQAKLAVKPIPTKKVSPYNIRLIPEQIVPKVRKPNRMSDWKLRVKDRFKQPEDPKSHYITHPVIPVKILLKNHKIESWLSKFP from the coding sequence ATGAGCATGCATTCATCTCTATGTCAAATCAGACCTGAAAACCCTCCCTTTCAGTTAGGTGACAACTCCAGTTATTTTCTGTTTGGATTGTATGAAGTGGAGCTGGAGTTAGGTGTTTTAGATCAGAAGATTAATGATTTGTCCAAAAAGGTCGAAACGATTGAACCAGAACCATACAAAGTGTACTTCGATCGACACAAACATGAATATCTAACTTTGCCCCAAGGTAGAAGTGTAGAACTACAATCATTGCCAGTGTCTTCAGTAAGTGAGAGCGAGACTGAAAGTGAGGCTATTTGTAATGATCAAACTGGGCAGGATTCCGATTACACTCCCTCCCGCACCACGACCTCAAAATGGAGGCAACCACGGAAACGCGTCGGAAGACCACGAATTTCTGATAAAAGAAGGTCATCTAGACTGATGAATAACCGAGTACAAGCCAAACTTGCGGTAAAACCTATTCCCACTAAAAAAGTTTCCCCATACAACATAAGACTTATTCCTGAACAGATTGTCCCCAAAGTAAGGAAACCGAATAGAATGTCTGATTGGAAGCTTCGTGTTAAAGATAGGTTCAAACAACCAGAGGACCCCAAGTCCCACTATATCACACACCCCGTCATCCCAGTAAAAatacttttgaaaaaccATAAAATTGAATCTTGGCTGTCAAAATTTCCATGA